One genomic segment of Trueperaceae bacterium includes these proteins:
- a CDS encoding E3 binding domain-containing protein: MAEVDISPLAKRLAEENNVNWRALSGSGEDGRIVERDVLDYLARVMAGEEAPDPTPEPLPDGMQAWPDGAPPTGGTAAEASRDERSSAPSGGDDDLLEVESADAGSPGGSSDDWSQGEWGADDWGAAPANESGEDDDVFSGLNDLGGDAGREDDEGGFDFGGADDHRSFEFGRENEGQAYGLAGDSGEGGDFDFGTESSDDDRSVFDTSSMEPPIDEGIFVFDDEEPVQSGAAPESAPNPAAAEPEPAAGARGSEPAQETRSAEVADDFDFVAEGTEDEAGEEGEAGYDERTVGAAAGSDTEHTPWEGMGATAAEVEDDVATAERAGESHWTPAEPGAMELASSDAPWTAVAQEEFETAPRMPAEASEYDFLDTADGALPEGVRIEEDEYRVVRSGAAAGPAVTTAVEATGAAPTDPDRSRSARGLTGGGIVLRREVDVTALIEASQALASELDGEPSLAAFLLRAAARAGNPWPLAAMGQEVGVARLSDDGIAITVVPQAGTMPFRDLIVASSGGPDGSGEPALAVADVSQLGIDEAVLDVGSPVLTIGRVLDSVGGRLHATLTLSGVDAPESGSKFLGRVAELLAAPVRIVL; encoded by the coding sequence GTGGCTGAGGTCGACATCTCACCGCTCGCGAAGCGGTTGGCCGAAGAGAACAACGTGAACTGGCGCGCCCTTAGCGGCAGTGGTGAGGATGGCAGGATCGTCGAGCGAGACGTGCTCGACTACCTCGCCCGGGTGATGGCGGGTGAGGAAGCGCCCGACCCCACACCGGAACCGCTTCCCGATGGCATGCAGGCGTGGCCGGACGGCGCGCCGCCAACGGGCGGCACGGCTGCAGAGGCGTCCCGCGACGAACGTTCGAGCGCGCCGAGCGGGGGTGACGACGACCTCCTCGAGGTCGAGAGCGCCGATGCGGGCTCGCCCGGCGGCAGCTCCGACGACTGGTCGCAGGGTGAGTGGGGCGCTGACGATTGGGGAGCAGCGCCCGCGAACGAGAGCGGCGAAGACGACGACGTCTTCAGCGGCTTGAACGACCTGGGCGGGGACGCGGGGCGCGAGGACGACGAGGGCGGCTTCGACTTCGGCGGCGCCGACGATCATCGTTCCTTCGAGTTCGGCAGGGAGAACGAGGGGCAGGCGTACGGCCTCGCTGGGGACTCCGGGGAGGGCGGTGATTTCGACTTCGGGACCGAGTCGTCCGACGATGACCGGTCGGTTTTCGACACCTCGTCGATGGAACCGCCCATAGACGAAGGTATCTTCGTGTTCGACGACGAGGAGCCCGTGCAGTCCGGCGCTGCGCCGGAAAGCGCGCCGAACCCCGCGGCGGCTGAGCCCGAGCCGGCAGCTGGCGCGCGCGGGAGCGAGCCGGCCCAGGAGACACGGTCGGCCGAGGTAGCCGACGATTTCGACTTCGTCGCCGAGGGGACCGAGGATGAAGCCGGCGAAGAAGGCGAGGCCGGTTACGACGAAAGGACGGTCGGCGCTGCGGCCGGGAGCGACACGGAACACACCCCCTGGGAAGGGATGGGCGCGACCGCAGCGGAGGTAGAGGACGACGTGGCGACGGCCGAGCGCGCCGGGGAGAGCCACTGGACGCCGGCCGAACCAGGGGCGATGGAGCTGGCTTCCAGTGACGCTCCCTGGACCGCGGTGGCTCAGGAGGAGTTCGAGACTGCTCCCCGGATGCCTGCCGAGGCGAGCGAGTACGACTTCCTCGACACGGCCGACGGCGCCCTGCCCGAAGGCGTTCGGATAGAGGAGGACGAGTACCGCGTGGTTCGCTCCGGAGCGGCCGCGGGCCCGGCCGTGACGACAGCGGTCGAAGCCACCGGAGCGGCGCCGACCGACCCGGATCGCTCCCGGTCGGCACGCGGTCTGACGGGCGGCGGTATCGTGCTGCGCCGCGAAGTGGACGTGACCGCCCTGATCGAAGCAAGCCAGGCGCTGGCAAGCGAACTGGACGGCGAGCCCTCTCTGGCCGCCTTCCTGCTGCGCGCCGCAGCCAGGGCGGGGAACCCCTGGCCGCTGGCGGCTATGGGCCAAGAGGTGGGCGTGGCCAGGCTGAGCGACGACGGGATAGCCATCACGGTCGTGCCTCAGGCGGGCACGATGCCTTTCCGAGACCTGATCGTAGCCAGCAGCGGCGGCCCAGACGGCAGCGGCGAGCCGGCCCTGGCGGTGGCGGACGTCTCGCAACTCGGTATCGACGAAGCCGTCCTCGATGTGGGCTCACCGGTCCTCACGATCGGTCGTGTGCTCGACTCGGTCGGTGGCCGGCTGCACGCGACCCTGACCCTCAGCGGTGTCGACGCGCCCGAGTCGGGATCGAAGTTCCTGGGCCGGGTCGCGGAGTTGCTCGCGGCCCCGGTGAGGATCGTTCTCTAG
- a CDS encoding PspC domain-containing protein: MSDERDWSQHDHRRARRPAGDQRLLRSREAVLGGVAAGIADLIGTRASVVRLLWLASLPLSGGITGLAYLLLWLMLPAQEGTGA; this comes from the coding sequence TTGAGCGACGAGCGTGACTGGTCGCAGCACGACCACCGGCGGGCGAGGCGGCCGGCGGGAGATCAGCGGTTGTTGCGCAGCCGCGAGGCGGTACTCGGTGGCGTTGCCGCGGGAATCGCAGACCTGATCGGAACCAGGGCCTCCGTCGTTCGGCTCCTGTGGTTGGCGTCGCTGCCGCTCTCGGGCGGCATCACCGGGCTGGCCTACCTCCTCCTCTGGCTGATGCTGCCGGCCCAGGAGGGAACGGGCGCCTAG
- a CDS encoding DUF309 domain-containing protein: MITEQHRQAWEEGVRLFEAGRYWECHEALEPAWLEASGSEKRFLGGVILLAAALHKARGMGSARGGRRNYAKALSKLAPVGDRFWGVDVRELEALVHAALRRDDLRPCIPRAAEAGGRP, translated from the coding sequence ATGATCACCGAGCAGCACCGGCAGGCCTGGGAGGAGGGCGTCCGGCTCTTCGAAGCGGGCCGCTACTGGGAGTGCCACGAGGCGCTCGAACCCGCCTGGCTCGAGGCGTCAGGCAGCGAGAAACGCTTCCTCGGCGGAGTGATCCTGCTGGCGGCTGCCCTCCACAAGGCACGGGGCATGGGGAGCGCTCGCGGCGGCAGGCGGAACTACGCCAAGGCGCTGTCGAAGCTTGCGCCCGTGGGGGACCGCTTCTGGGGGGTGGACGTACGTGAGCTCGAAGCGCTGGTGCACGCGGCGTTGCGCCGGGACGACCTGCGCCCCTGCATACCGAGGGCGGCAGAGGCGGGAGGACGACCTTGA
- the ispD gene encoding 2-C-methyl-D-erythritol 4-phosphate cytidylyltransferase: MEAIAKSAALIAAAGSGERLGRGPKAFLELAGKTLLERVVEATAPAVDEVIVAVPDGREEQARRLVPAATVIEGGSSRQESVLALIGATRAQVVLVHDVARPFLERAVTDRVLEAARRCGAATAARTVPDTVVDGSNGMVLDRDRLRTVQTPQAFRRDLLLEAHAAAATVGREGTDDASLVRALGHPVELVAGSPWLFKLTAPEDLGFASALAAAWDALMAEP, translated from the coding sequence ATGGAAGCGATCGCGAAGAGCGCCGCCCTGATCGCTGCCGCCGGTTCGGGTGAGCGGCTGGGGCGGGGGCCCAAGGCGTTCCTGGAGCTCGCCGGCAAGACGCTCCTGGAGCGCGTCGTGGAGGCGACCGCCCCCGCCGTCGACGAGGTAATCGTGGCGGTTCCGGACGGCCGGGAGGAGCAGGCCCGGCGGCTGGTGCCTGCCGCCACGGTCATCGAGGGAGGGAGTAGCCGTCAGGAGAGCGTTCTGGCGCTGATCGGCGCCACGCGGGCGCAGGTCGTCCTGGTCCACGACGTCGCCCGGCCCTTCCTCGAACGAGCGGTCACCGACCGGGTGCTCGAGGCGGCTCGGCGTTGCGGGGCAGCGACCGCCGCGCGGACGGTGCCGGACACTGTGGTAGACGGCTCGAACGGGATGGTGCTCGATCGGGACAGGTTGCGAACGGTGCAGACTCCGCAGGCGTTCCGGCGCGACCTGCTGCTGGAGGCCCACGCGGCCGCGGCGACGGTGGGCCGAGAGGGCACCGACGATGCCTCGCTGGTCCGCGCGCTCGGTCACCCGGTGGAGCTCGTGGCCGGCTCGCCCTGGCTGTTCAAGTTGACCGCTCCGGAGGACCTCGGTTTCGCCAGCGCTCTCGCGGCAGCCTGGGACGCTCTGATGGCCGAACCGTGA
- the ispE gene encoding 4-(cytidine 5'-diphospho)-2-C-methyl-D-erythritol kinase produces MNEFLLEAHAKLNLGLWVVGRRDDGYHDIESLFVRLGLHDDVAVTPAGSLNGRVEADSGVRLEGLGLDDGNLAVRALRAYQRAAGDEREVRLELRKRIPLAAGLGGGSSDAAQVLLALARLYPAAVELDTLALELGSDVPFFMSGQAAAWASGRGERLEPVSLPPIPVVLLKPDVAVSASEAYGLLAEVSPPPDRRGLLERLSSSSEPEYLNSLQAGVVEEYPVVGEALETLRHAGLRGVLMSGSGSTCFGLAESEQEAALVAQGLRARYPGWWAWSGLAAV; encoded by the coding sequence GTGAACGAGTTTCTCCTCGAGGCGCATGCGAAGCTGAACCTCGGCCTCTGGGTGGTGGGGCGGCGCGACGATGGCTATCACGACATCGAGTCGCTCTTCGTGCGCCTGGGGCTGCACGACGATGTCGCGGTGACGCCTGCCGGGAGCTTGAACGGCCGCGTGGAAGCGGACTCCGGCGTGCGTCTCGAGGGGCTGGGTCTGGACGACGGCAACCTGGCGGTGCGGGCCCTTCGCGCCTATCAGCGCGCGGCGGGAGACGAGCGGGAGGTTCGACTCGAGCTGCGCAAGCGGATCCCGCTCGCAGCCGGACTGGGTGGTGGTTCCTCGGACGCGGCCCAGGTCCTGCTCGCCCTGGCGCGACTCTACCCGGCGGCCGTGGAACTCGACACCCTGGCGCTCGAGCTCGGCTCCGACGTGCCTTTCTTCATGAGCGGCCAGGCGGCAGCCTGGGCCAGCGGAAGGGGCGAGAGGCTGGAACCGGTCTCTCTGCCTCCGATCCCTGTGGTCCTGCTCAAACCCGATGTCGCGGTGAGCGCTTCGGAGGCGTACGGACTGCTGGCGGAGGTGAGCCCACCTCCCGACCGACGCGGCCTGCTCGAACGGTTGTCGAGTTCCAGCGAGCCCGAGTACCTGAACTCGCTACAGGCTGGCGTCGTCGAGGAGTACCCGGTGGTGGGCGAAGCGCTCGAAACCCTGCGCCACGCCGGCTTGAGGGGCGTGCTCATGAGCGGCTCCGGTTCGACCTGCTTCGGGCTCGCGGAGAGCGAGCAGGAGGCGGCGCTGGTCGCCCAGGGCCTGAGGGCTCGCTACCCCGGCTGGTGGGCCTGGTCCGGCCTGGCGGCCGTCTGA
- a CDS encoding ThuA domain-containing protein, with amino-acid sequence MSELRVTIWNEFLHERENDVVRSLYPQGMHEVLAEAVRERTGATVRTATLDEPSHGLPREVLEATDVLVWWGHKAHARVSDELVERVHSEVLAGMGLVVLHSGHFSKVFKRVLGTHCSLKWREADEKERLWSLEPSHPILEGVPERFELEQEEMYGERFDVPPPDELLMISWFQGGEVFRSLCTWRCGHGRVVYFRPGHETYPTYHNPFVQRIIANACSWAGRRVTIDASKAPETRALEPVPNPGKEHIL; translated from the coding sequence ATGAGCGAACTGCGCGTGACCATCTGGAACGAGTTCCTTCACGAGCGGGAGAACGACGTCGTCCGCTCCCTCTACCCACAGGGCATGCATGAGGTATTGGCCGAAGCGGTCCGCGAGCGAACCGGCGCGACGGTGCGCACCGCCACCCTGGATGAGCCTTCGCACGGTCTGCCGCGGGAGGTCCTGGAGGCCACCGACGTCCTGGTCTGGTGGGGCCACAAGGCCCACGCCCGCGTCTCGGACGAACTGGTCGAAAGGGTGCACAGTGAGGTCCTCGCCGGTATGGGTCTGGTGGTCCTCCACTCGGGCCACTTCTCGAAGGTGTTCAAGAGGGTGCTGGGCACCCACTGCTCGCTCAAGTGGCGGGAGGCCGACGAGAAGGAGCGACTCTGGAGCCTCGAGCCGTCGCACCCGATACTGGAGGGCGTCCCCGAGCGGTTCGAACTCGAGCAGGAGGAGATGTACGGCGAACGGTTCGACGTGCCCCCACCCGACGAACTGCTGATGATCTCCTGGTTCCAGGGCGGCGAGGTGTTCCGCAGCCTCTGCACCTGGCGCTGCGGTCACGGCCGGGTCGTCTACTTCCGTCCTGGGCACGAGACCTACCCCACCTACCACAACCCGTTCGTCCAGCGGATCATCGCCAACGCCTGCTCGTGGGCGGGGCGGCGGGTAACCATCGACGCTTCGAAAGCGCCCGAAACGCGGGCCCTCGAACCCGTACCCAACCCGGGCAAGGAGCACATCCTCTAG
- the ilvD gene encoding dihydroxy-acid dehydratase gives MSDTLEREKLNRRSAVITQGDSRAPNRAMLRAVGFSDEDFSKPIIAIANAHSTITPCNSGLGRLAEAAEWGVREAGGMPQTFGTITISDGISMGTEGMKLSLVSREVIADSIETVCRGQSMDGLIAVGGCDKNMPGAMIAIGRLDIPTVFVYGGTIKPGHHEDEDLTIVSVFEAVGAYNAGRIPLDTFRAIERSACPGSGSCGGMYTANTMSSAIEALGMSLPYSSTMANEDEEKRISARESAKQLLELIELDLTPRKIMTREAFENAITVVMAVGGSTNAVLHLLAIAHATGVELTIDDFERIRRRTPHFADLKPSGRYVATDLHRAGGIPLIMRMLLDRGLLHGDCITVTGKTVAENLADVSGRPDPDQDVVLPFDRPKYPSGHLAILRGNLAPEGAVAKTSGLSSTSITGPARVFDSEEEAMAAILSDSIVAGDVMVIRYEGPKGGPGMREMLSPTGALIGKGLGDSVGLITDGRFSGGTYGLVVGHVAPEAQVGGPIALVREGDTITVDAERNLIEVDLTEAELESRRARWQPPEPRYRRGVLAKYATLVSSASKGAVTDP, from the coding sequence ATGAGCGACACCCTCGAACGCGAGAAGCTGAACCGACGCAGCGCGGTGATAACCCAAGGGGACAGCCGTGCGCCCAACCGGGCGATGCTGCGGGCGGTCGGCTTCAGCGATGAAGACTTCTCCAAGCCGATCATCGCGATCGCCAACGCCCACAGCACCATCACCCCCTGCAACTCAGGGCTCGGCCGGTTGGCGGAGGCTGCCGAGTGGGGCGTGCGCGAGGCGGGCGGTATGCCCCAGACCTTCGGCACCATCACCATCTCGGACGGGATCTCGATGGGAACCGAGGGGATGAAATTGTCGCTGGTGTCGCGGGAGGTGATAGCCGACTCGATCGAGACGGTATGCCGCGGCCAGAGCATGGACGGCCTCATCGCGGTGGGCGGATGCGACAAGAACATGCCCGGCGCGATGATTGCCATAGGACGCCTCGACATCCCGACCGTGTTCGTATACGGGGGGACCATCAAACCGGGACACCACGAGGATGAGGACCTGACCATCGTCAGCGTATTCGAGGCCGTCGGCGCCTACAACGCCGGCCGCATCCCCCTCGATACCTTCCGGGCCATAGAGCGAAGCGCCTGCCCCGGCAGCGGCTCCTGCGGCGGGATGTACACCGCCAACACGATGTCGTCGGCGATCGAGGCGCTCGGCATGAGCCTCCCCTACTCTTCGACCATGGCCAACGAGGACGAGGAGAAGCGGATAAGCGCGCGAGAGAGCGCCAAGCAGCTTCTGGAGCTCATCGAGCTCGACCTGACGCCCCGCAAGATCATGACCCGCGAGGCGTTCGAGAACGCGATAACCGTCGTAATGGCGGTCGGCGGGTCCACCAACGCCGTGCTCCACCTGCTGGCCATCGCCCACGCTACCGGCGTAGAGCTGACGATCGACGACTTCGAGCGGATCCGCCGGCGCACCCCCCACTTCGCCGACCTCAAGCCGTCGGGCCGCTACGTCGCGACCGACCTCCACCGCGCCGGCGGCATCCCGCTCATCATGCGTATGCTGCTCGACCGCGGCCTGCTACACGGCGACTGCATCACCGTCACCGGCAAGACCGTCGCCGAGAACCTCGCAGATGTGAGCGGCAGGCCCGACCCCGACCAGGACGTGGTGCTGCCTTTCGACCGGCCCAAGTACCCGTCGGGTCACCTGGCGATACTCCGCGGCAACCTGGCGCCCGAGGGCGCCGTGGCCAAGACCAGCGGCCTGTCGAGCACCAGCATCACCGGCCCAGCTCGCGTCTTCGACAGCGAGGAGGAGGCGATGGCGGCGATCCTGAGCGACAGCATCGTGGCCGGGGATGTCATGGTCATCCGCTACGAGGGTCCCAAGGGGGGGCCGGGGATGCGGGAGATGCTCTCCCCGACCGGGGCCCTCATCGGCAAAGGGCTGGGCGACTCGGTGGGCCTGATCACCGACGGCCGCTTCTCCGGCGGAACCTACGGGTTGGTCGTGGGGCACGTCGCGCCCGAGGCCCAGGTCGGTGGCCCGATCGCGCTCGTCCGCGAAGGCGACACGATCACCGTCGACGCAGAGCGGAACCTGATCGAGGTCGACCTCACGGAAGCCGAGCTCGAAAGCAGACGGGCGCGGTGGCAGCCCCCCGAGCCTCGCTACCGGCGAGGAGTCCTGGCGAAGTACGCGACGCTCGTCTCCAGCGCGTCGAAGGGGGCGGTCACCGACCCATGA
- a CDS encoding aminotransferase class I/II-fold pyridoxal phosphate-dependent enzyme, which produces MTRTGDDARRTVGSRRIATFGETVFATYSRLARETDAIDLGQGFPDFDPPSLVIEALRDSVDGYQQYPPLPGWPALLEALAADKGGRLGRPLDPTGNLLVTVGATEALFSAMQAFIDPGDEVVLIEPFYDAYPADVIMAGGVPRFVPLEPQQDGRWLLDIDRLRSAFGKRTRMIVVNSPHNPSGKVFSADELDAIIELAEEFDALILADQVYEHISYVPFVDLLSRPGAWERAIAISSFGKTFSVTGWKIGWACGPAPLIATLRTAHQWVPFTVAMPLQEAAARVIRQAAGGSYYRELESAYRRRRDLLLAALAGTPFWALRPEGGYFIVADTEELDYADDVALCLDLPARAGVSAIPPSAFYSPGHRDLARNLVRFAFCKKDEAILEAGERLARLAQ; this is translated from the coding sequence GTGACGCGAACGGGCGACGACGCCAGGCGGACGGTCGGGAGCCGCCGCATCGCCACCTTCGGAGAAACGGTGTTCGCAACCTACTCGAGATTGGCTCGGGAGACCGACGCGATCGATCTGGGTCAGGGCTTCCCCGACTTCGATCCTCCCTCGTTGGTCATCGAGGCGCTCCGCGATTCGGTCGACGGCTATCAGCAGTACCCGCCCTTGCCCGGCTGGCCGGCGTTACTGGAAGCGCTGGCGGCCGACAAGGGCGGCCGCCTGGGACGACCTCTCGACCCGACCGGCAATCTGCTGGTCACGGTCGGCGCCACCGAGGCCCTCTTCTCGGCCATGCAGGCGTTCATCGATCCAGGCGACGAGGTGGTGCTCATCGAGCCGTTCTACGACGCCTACCCGGCAGACGTGATCATGGCCGGTGGCGTACCTCGGTTCGTTCCGCTGGAGCCCCAGCAGGATGGCCGCTGGCTGCTGGATATCGACCGGCTCCGCTCGGCGTTCGGCAAGCGGACCCGCATGATCGTAGTCAACTCGCCCCACAACCCGAGCGGCAAGGTATTCAGCGCCGACGAACTCGACGCCATCATCGAACTGGCCGAAGAGTTCGACGCCCTGATCCTCGCCGACCAGGTCTACGAGCACATCTCCTACGTCCCTTTCGTCGACCTGCTGAGCAGGCCGGGTGCCTGGGAGCGCGCGATCGCCATCTCCAGCTTCGGGAAGACCTTCTCGGTGACGGGGTGGAAGATCGGTTGGGCGTGCGGTCCCGCACCCCTCATCGCGACCCTGCGAACCGCCCACCAGTGGGTCCCGTTCACGGTGGCGATGCCGCTCCAGGAGGCCGCCGCCAGGGTGATAAGGCAGGCGGCTGGCGGAAGCTACTACCGGGAGCTCGAGAGCGCCTACCGGCGCCGCCGAGACCTCCTGCTCGCGGCCCTCGCAGGGACCCCCTTCTGGGCGCTCCGACCCGAAGGCGGTTACTTCATCGTCGCCGATACCGAGGAACTGGACTACGCCGACGACGTGGCCCTCTGCCTCGACCTGCCGGCACGAGCCGGGGTCTCGGCGATACCCCCGAGCGCCTTCTACAGCCCTGGCCACAGAGACCTGGCCCGCAATCTCGTTCGCTTCGCCTTCTGCAAGAAGGACGAAGCCATCCTCGAGGCGGGTGAACGGCTGGCGCGGCTGGCCCAGTAG
- the leuB gene encoding 3-isopropylmalate dehydrogenase: MSRRTIAVLPGDFIGPEVIDASLEALDAVAVRHGLEFEYQRLPFGGEALDRFGASLPEQTKEAAVECDAVLMGAAGGPQDHPWNRVPREKRVESGILELRRLLGVYANLRPVKVFPGLEHLSPLKHEVAAGTDLLILRELTGGIYFGKPSLVERDRGVSTMVYERYEVERIARVAFETARAKGGKVTSVDKANVLDVSQFWRDVLLGVHQSEFPDVPLDHLYVDNAAMQIVRDPRQFDVVVTSNLFGDILSDLAAVIPGSLGLLPSASLGGKIGLFEPVHGSAPDIAGKGVANPTAAMLSAAMMLRHGLAEQSAADELEGAVQRALADDPTRDLGGSRDTAAFTAAVVAAVHESPALAAR, encoded by the coding sequence ATGAGCCGCAGGACGATCGCCGTCCTGCCGGGCGACTTCATCGGCCCGGAGGTCATCGACGCCTCGCTCGAGGCGCTCGACGCGGTAGCCGTCAGGCACGGCCTGGAGTTCGAGTACCAGCGGCTCCCGTTCGGAGGCGAGGCGCTCGACCGGTTCGGCGCATCTCTGCCCGAGCAGACCAAGGAGGCGGCGGTCGAGTGCGACGCGGTGCTGATGGGCGCGGCCGGCGGGCCGCAGGACCACCCCTGGAACCGGGTGCCGCGTGAGAAGCGGGTGGAGAGCGGCATCCTCGAACTGCGCAGGCTCCTTGGCGTCTACGCCAACCTGCGACCGGTCAAGGTCTTCCCCGGACTCGAGCACCTCTCCCCTCTCAAGCACGAGGTCGCGGCGGGCACCGACCTGCTCATCCTGCGCGAACTCACCGGGGGCATCTACTTCGGCAAGCCGTCACTCGTCGAGCGGGATCGCGGCGTTTCCACCATGGTCTACGAACGCTACGAGGTGGAGAGGATCGCCCGCGTCGCTTTCGAGACCGCGCGAGCGAAGGGTGGCAAGGTCACCAGCGTTGACAAGGCAAACGTGCTCGACGTCTCCCAGTTCTGGCGCGACGTGCTGCTGGGAGTTCATCAGAGCGAGTTCCCGGACGTGCCGCTCGACCACCTCTACGTCGACAACGCGGCCATGCAGATAGTCCGCGACCCGAGGCAGTTCGACGTCGTGGTGACCTCCAACCTCTTCGGCGACATCCTCTCGGACCTTGCGGCTGTCATCCCCGGGTCGCTCGGCCTGCTGCCTTCGGCCTCGCTGGGCGGCAAAATCGGACTCTTCGAACCGGTTCACGGCAGCGCTCCCGACATCGCCGGCAAGGGCGTCGCCAATCCGACCGCGGCCATGCTCTCGGCCGCGATGATGCTGCGCCACGGCCTGGCCGAGCAGTCGGCCGCCGACGAGCTGGAGGGCGCCGTGCAACGAGCCTTGGCCGACGATCCCACGCGCGACCTGGGCGGGAGCCGCGACACGGCCGCGTTCACCGCAGCCGTGGTTGCCGCGGTCCACGAGTCTCCCGCGCTGGCCGCCCGCTAG
- the leuD gene encoding 3-isopropylmalate dehydratase small subunit, whose translation MALDPITTVAGRGVHVPGDDIDTDRIIPARYLKCVTFDDLGEHLFKDVRFDEEGRPKGHPLDDPRFAGASILLSGNNFGCGSSREHAPQSLYRHGIRAIIAESFAEIFFGNCTTLGLPCVEAQRADIRRLAEAIQAKPDLEITVDVEAREVRADGLAFAVRIPESARSALVEGRWDPIADLLEGRGAVAETAQRLAYLEGGR comes from the coding sequence ATGGCACTCGATCCTATAACCACCGTCGCAGGACGCGGGGTTCACGTACCCGGCGACGATATAGACACCGACCGGATCATCCCGGCCCGTTACCTCAAGTGCGTCACCTTCGATGACCTGGGTGAACACCTCTTCAAGGACGTGCGCTTCGACGAGGAGGGCAGGCCCAAGGGTCACCCGCTAGACGATCCTCGCTTCGCGGGCGCCTCCATCCTCCTCTCAGGCAACAACTTCGGCTGCGGTTCGAGTCGCGAGCATGCGCCGCAGTCGCTCTACCGCCACGGGATTCGGGCCATCATCGCCGAGAGCTTCGCGGAGATCTTCTTCGGCAACTGCACCACGCTGGGGCTCCCCTGCGTGGAGGCGCAGCGGGCCGACATCCGCCGGCTGGCGGAGGCGATCCAGGCCAAACCCGATCTCGAGATAACCGTGGACGTCGAAGCTCGCGAGGTTCGGGCCGACGGATTGGCGTTCGCCGTCCGCATCCCCGAGAGCGCCAGGAGCGCGCTCGTCGAGGGCCGCTGGGACCCGATCGCCGACCTGCTCGAGGGGCGAGGCGCCGTCGCGGAGACCGCCCAACGTCTCGCCTACCTGGAGGGCGGCAGATGA
- a CDS encoding class I SAM-dependent methyltransferase produces the protein MIEELGAAGAAAVLRKRTKLLGFTMSCDDLTGSLLRSLAATKPGGRLLELGTGVGVGSSYLLEGMAADATLDTVDVDPDLTAVAREILGNDPRLSVHTEDAFAFLERMAGTTYDLIFADTWAGKLERAELALDMLAPGGIYLADDMQNAYRVPDPVPGVEPEVLQRIPGQWRDLMALLETRSDLVVTTLDWSTGILIATRRSN, from the coding sequence GTGATCGAGGAGCTAGGAGCCGCGGGTGCGGCAGCGGTCCTCAGGAAAAGGACCAAGCTGCTCGGCTTCACGATGAGCTGCGACGACCTCACGGGCAGCCTGCTCAGGTCGCTGGCCGCCACCAAGCCGGGCGGCCGCCTGCTGGAGCTGGGCACCGGAGTTGGGGTAGGCAGCAGTTACCTGCTCGAGGGGATGGCTGCAGACGCCACCCTCGACACCGTCGACGTAGACCCCGACCTTACCGCGGTCGCACGAGAGATCTTGGGCAACGACCCGCGACTGAGCGTTCACACCGAGGACGCCTTCGCGTTCCTCGAGAGGATGGCCGGTACCACCTACGACCTGATCTTCGCCGACACCTGGGCCGGTAAGCTCGAACGAGCCGAACTCGCGCTCGATATGCTCGCCCCGGGCGGCATCTACCTGGCCGACGACATGCAGAACGCCTACCGTGTCCCCGATCCGGTTCCGGGCGTCGAGCCCGAGGTCCTGCAGCGCATCCCCGGCCAGTGGCGAGACCTGATGGCGCTTCTCGAAACGCGCAGCGACCTCGTAGTCACGACCCTCGACTGGTCCACCGGGATACTCATAGCTACCAGAAGGAGTAACTGA